The sequence below is a genomic window from Xiphophorus maculatus strain JP 163 A chromosome 18, X_maculatus-5.0-male, whole genome shotgun sequence.
TTTATCCAGCGGCCAGGGAAGgcagagacaaacaaacacaaacatgcttGCATGAACACAAGTACTTGCACTCACTCACAAATGCTGACATGCATTCTCTCTTGCACGTGTGACTGGTTGTGGTTTGCTTGCTGGCCTTCTGTCATACGTCAGGGCCAAAGACAGCGAGCCAATCAGTTGgcacctcctccctcctgaccACCTAGAGCAGCATCTACCCAGCAGAACTCTGGGAAACCAGGCACAACCTTGCAACCAAAGCCCAGTGTTTAAATTATAATGTGTGAGAGCCATaactagtttttaaaaatatcttaaacataaaaatatatattgtaaaggttattgttgttttctctaaaaatcCTTAACAATTTTGTTATTTACTATTAGTGACTCTGTTTATACAACCCACACAATTTTATGACAGTTTGTAAAACTTTTAGTTCAATCCATGAAACCAACTCGTTATGTCTTGACCTCTTCTCTAACATctgtcttgttttattgtttttaagttgtgcatataaaagaaaaaaaaatacagatgcaGTATTTGTTGGAACAGgagaaacacatttatttaatgcataaaatatttttcattattctgTCTTTTGTGATAAAGTCATCATAAACCTAACAACTACTTCTGGAGAGAAAGTGCTACAAACCATTTTTAACCTGTATTGGTGTgtatgatttaaataaaagttatatgaaagctaaataaaagttgcatttgttgtttcatgttaATCAAACTAAGAGTGCTATTGATGCTGCCAAATATATTTCTTCAGAGTTGTTGAGCTTTCTCACATAACAGAAACTACTGAAACACATTATGACGCCTTGCTGACATAGTTGCAACCACCATGCCTGATAGTACACCTTCCTACTCAGGTTAACAATATCCGAGGGTATTTTCCAACATCCTAAAATAGCTCCAAATAAATGCACTGTTTCCTCCTGAGACCAAAACCGCATTTCTCTGCTGATTTATGGAATTAATTAACCTATTTTAAAGGGCAcctgtttcatttatttataggTCTTTCCCTTTATTATGAGGCTAAAGTAGCTTTAgagtatttaagaaaatgtttgttttattatgcaACTCTCAAATTCAGCTTTCTCTGAAACAGAAGACATAAGGCCACATTTAGGACTGCCtgaacatttaatcattttaaagattGTAGAACACTGTCAAAAAGCAGCAACTTAGATGTTGTTTCTGTGGCTATACTTCATATTTTATGCACCCTCTAAACTACATACACTTTAAAGCACAAATGCAGCAACTAAAATAGTTTTATGCTACCATGTTGCTATATGTAGCGACCTTGTATTGAAAAAGTTGTCTGCATAGTGTCCTCTGTTTTATTCATTAGTCAAGAGCAGAAAACCTCATCTTATGgcatgatttaaaagaaagtggACAAACTATTAGCAAGACACCTGTTGTTGACTGAGTGGGGGTGGGCCTCTACACAAAGTTATGTAGTTTGGGCAACGTTGTGTGGGTGATTTGTTGGTGCTTAAGATCTGATACCTCTGCTGTCATTTTATCAACAACATACAATACCTGGTCATGAAGGGAAAAGTACTGGTGTTAAGTACCTCTGTTATATTCATTGCAGTTGTCCCTGCACATCTTGGCCTGCTTCTCTAGAGATGGATGCAGTTAACTGTTACAATCTCCCGCTGCTGCTAGCAAACATGTTGAACTCAGCTTCTAGTTGGTTTTGCTTGTGCTAAAAGTGCTGATCTTTCTCCTCTTAACAAGTCTGCATAATTTGCAACCTAGTTGATAAAGGTTGTTATtgtcaaaaggtacttttaatctgacaaacattggaacccatattctaatttattgaatatgccTGTATAGAGAGAGGTGTTATCTAATGCAGAGAAGATGTTGCTTTTCTCACACTGATATCAGGTCCTGTAGTATCAGAACACTTATGAATATGATTATGAGTACATACACGTGTTAACAGACAAATACTATCTAGACACTAATATCTGACTGATATTAATGCACCCTCACTGTGAGGGAAAGTTAACTTGTGCAGGGACACAAGAACATAAAAACTACATGCTGgctaaaattttattattttgatattatattatattattattattataataatattactctagactttttatgtgtttttgtcctTGCTCTATAGTCCTTTTGCACTTTATTATGGTAGCATGCCATGCAAGATGCTTATTATCAAACAATCTACAGCagacagagtaaaaaaaatctagcaaaggatttttatttgatctacATTGTGAGTTTTCCAGTTGAATTATCTTTGGAAAATACcttgtttttatgtatatagaaaacagcattttattttatttaccacttactattatttatttaggttaTAATTTATCtttgacacattttactgaTCCAGCTAAAGAAATAAGAGTctaaatattcaatttaatttttaaatatgttgttcaCTGAGGTGTTGAGTTTATAGACACCACACTGCTTTATCCCTTAAGTTTAGGAGCTTTTCATGCTTTAATCATTTAAAGTCAAGTTGcttaacaaacaaataaacaagtaaaagtaCATTCCACTGAAAACACTTAAATACAAGACAAAGGATGAGTGAAAATGGAGCTAAAGATcataagaaacacaaagagtAATTTCAAAAGCTTATAAGATAGTCTGGCTTCCTGGAATTGAAATGTAAAGTAGTGATGACTCGTGTGTTTTGCACAGTGCCATACAGCTCTGCTCATTTATAGATTCTGCGAGGGCAGAGAAACGTTCGGCTGATGTTCTTCTTCCATTATTGTCCATTTGCACACCCAGACTTGAGTCAGCAGAGAACAAAAGGCATGAGCAATAACAACCCAATAAAAAGGGAACAATCATAGTgatggttgccatggtaaacATGCAGCAGTATAAGGTGCTAGCTGTCCACTCGTTTGCCTCATCACTTCATTTTCCCACTATTCTCTACTCCTCTTCTCAGCGCATTATTTCCTCCTAGGTCATACTAAATGATGTCAGTTCTTTCAGTCTACAATTTCCCCCCTGCCACTCCTTGGACTTACtctcatatttttttcccttgttcctctttccctccctcccctctcttttttcctctccaagCCTTTCACACCACAGCGGCCTCCCTACAGGCACCAGACAGGCCCTGAATGCAGCATCGGGGAAGCGACCTTCAGTGCATCGTGGGAAACTGACAGGACAGACCCTAGCACAGAAACACCACACAACCTCTCCACTCTCAGTTTAGCTTATACAGTcctaaaaacactgtaaaacatctgCTGAAATGCACACAACTAAGCACTATTGTCCTCACTTCGTTCTGGACTTGTACATCTAATCAGACCTACTGGTCAAGAGGCAGATGGCGCTGCCAAAGCCTGGCAGCAGTTTGGCAACATGTTTACTCAATGCTTCttctttgtgatatttttttatgttgctcaGAAAAACATCACGAAACTCAGAGTATATTGAGGCTAAAATACAATCAATAACATTAGAAGATATAGTTTTTGGATGTCCAGTTTAAACTATACACAAATATATGTTTGATTTATGAACGTAccacaaagaaaaggtttggataaaatgtaaaacgACAGACAGCAAAAACAAGTGAAATggctgacaaaaaaacaaacaaaaaaaaactgtcatgttttttgtttgtttttccccatttgtCTTGTATGaattaatgaaacatttgtttaaaaaatgtaaaagattcacttttgaaaaaatgagaaatttggattacagtatatactgtatatagtatatatatattcatctgagtgaagtatttttattggATTCTGACAAAGTTTCTGCAGTGACATTGCCAGttctttttattcatatttctattatttttgcaattaacATTCAACACTACTTGTTTTATGGTTAACTGTTaagccaaaaataaattcaacttgCTGTGTAACATCATATTTTATGCTAAAGTACTTTACATTATTTACTACACGAGGAGCATTTGGGGATAACATCtgcaatttaaacatttttatgtaatatatttcaatgtttaaaagaataaaaacaaaagaaatatcagACAATATCATTTCCTTCTGTTTGCAATGCTTCATTTCAAGATTTTAAAGTTAGTGAACAAAACCCCTTCCAAAATTACACACATAAAGGAgcgaaaaaacaacaaacaaaaaaggagaagcAGTAAGACAATACTTGGCACTGATGACTGTACATCTAtaaattttgaataatattttatgtaGAGTTCAATAAAGGCTTTGGTATAATAGTATCCACAAGGGTCAGGTATGGTTGCGCAAATTTGAACAACAATGTTATAGCTGTTTCTGAGAGTCTTGGTGACCTTACAAGTGGGAGAAAACTACTCATGGAGATCCATTTAAAAATCAGGAAGTTGGACTTCCACGTAATGGCTGTATATTTAGCGCACAGTAAATAGTGAATTCAAGCTAAAATAGAGTCTATGAATACATCTTAGTAGTTGTTTACAAAGTTATAAGTGGTTTGTCCTCCTAACCTACAGCTAACTTTGGATAAAGAAGCACAAAGGAATAACATTGATTGTTTTTTCAACgtatttccaaaatgtttaggcatttcagcaacaacttATTCAATTAAAGCTTAGCCTTATATTATGACTCTGTCAACATAACTTCCAAACTTTAGGTATTTGCACCAATATGTGtgtagttagttagttagtgtGTTGTACACTCGGGTTCAAGGTCTCTTGGGGCTGCAAGGCAAGAAGGTGGcaaatgttgtttattattcAGACAATAGTTAATGGTTACCTATTATGACAAATATTATCAAAAAAGCAGACTGTTATGTAATTAAGGCAACaaatatttatactttaatGTACAGTTCAGACTAGATATTTACACACATTGTACAACAAAACATATAACCTTTTTCTTACTGACATTAAATCATACtaactttttcttatttgagGTCACTTAGGATTAGTATAATTACTTCCTTTTGTTAAATAATCacagatttctttgtttcttttgtataAATTCAGAGGTATACATTCAGTAAATATACCACTTTAGAAAACCCCTGTTGATAATATCATGGCTGGTAAGGTTCTGACTGTGTTTATTTGAGACAATTAAGTTTAGGGCAAACCTGTGGTTGTTTTTGAAGCACACCTCACACATTCATCTTCTTCTCGTGAATAATTTGTCTAAAGGTGCCACGTTCATCTATTTACCTTCCTGCTTATACAACTGTGCACAACTAGACTGCACAGAAATCTCTAGCCATCATAATGTTAAGAAAGGAGACGAGTTCTGTGTTGTAGAAATTTTGCTGCAGGATGTGTGTTTAAgccccaaaacaaaaaagaaaaaaattctgtgaaaatgtttgttaaaagtgGTTAGAACGTGTCAGTGTAGGCTGAGAGAAGGAAGCCATTACTCTGAAAActacacaaaaagcaaaattgcaGTTTGTAAACACTCAGGGACAAAAATGTACATTGTAGAGACATAACCTGTGGTCTAATTAGACTGAAAATTAGAGGGACGTTTGCATTTGCAAAATTCAGCTCTGGAAAACCACTGCACTGAAtgccattgaaaacctcatggttattccaccaaatattgatatCTAAagtcttcctgagttaaaacattggtattattgtttataaatgaatatgaacttgttttctttgcattatttgaggtctgaaagcactgcatcttttttattattttgatcctttctcattttctactaataaatactaaagttttgcttggaatttcagacaTGTTATCagtagttcataaaataaaagaacaacgttaattttactcaaacgtATACCTAtcaagagtaaaatcagagaaactgatcattttgcagcagcctctttattttttccagagctgtatatagtTTCATAAGGGAACAACATTACATGGAAATACTGAAACAGCATTTCAAGCATATTATTAAGCACTTTAAGCATATCACTGAATTATCTAAAAGTAATATAAGGGTAACGTTTATTCAATTTTTGAGTCACAAGGCCCATGATCTCCATTCAAAATGGGATGACAGAAATGAAAAGGCGTGTGAGAGTGAGGCAGCCTaaaaattttacttatttacactatttctgtcaggaggaatgggccagAATTACCAGAAAATAATTGTGCACAAAGCATTTGACCCAAGCCTTAAAGTTTAAAAGGCAATTCTACCAAATGCTGAAAACATCTAGGGAACttttgattttcagaaaagttCTTTTTCgcattattttgttatttagctTAGCAAATTTTTTCCCTTTAGTTGTCCTAACCAAAAAAAACAGGGAAAGTTTGACTTGATTCAGTACCAGGCAGTaaggaaaaaaagtttacacaatgtatataaatatatgttttcaaCTGTACAACAAGAAAAAGCCACATATATTTTCTAACCCTGCATGGTTTTCCTTTAACCTACAGAACTGTGTGTTACAGGACAGTAAGCCCTGAAGTTGTATCAACTTGTTGCTTTGAAAACCACTGATTATCCATTACAACAAAAATGAGCTCTAAGCAAATGATAAACTGTACATGTGGTAAACAATTATATTATTCGTTGGCACGTAAACCGaatttattctgataattaTTGGATGAAAATTGATTTGATTGGAAAATCGTTGCGCTGGTTGGTAAGTCTGATATCTTATGTTAAATCAGTACACTTTGTTCGCTCCTGGATACAACAGGCTATCATCCACCTCTGCGCTCACACTGTTATTGCACAAGAGAAAGAAAGTCTGTAAAAATAACTCAGCCTACTATGATGAACCCAGTGAACCGGAGCGAACAACCGTGCCAGCAGTTCCGGGCCGACCATCGCTCACCTGTCAGGCTGTCGTAGCACTCGATCTCGGTGCTCTCCACGGCTCTCCGCTGCTCCTCGGTCAGCTTGGCCGCGGCTTGGCTCAGCAGGTTGACCTCGGAGCCCGTCGTCCCGTCCACAACATGAACCCCTTTCAGCTGGAGCAGCGCACGGTGGTACTTGCCTATCGCCTCCCGGAATTTCTTCTCCTTGTAGCAGCGGTGGCCCTCCGCTTTGAAGTCGATGGCTTTCTGAATCTTCAGCTCCATCTCCATTTCGGCCGAGCCGGCTCGATACCcgccgtctcctcctcctcctccaccaccgCCACCACCACCTCCACTACCACTACCACCACCaccgccgcctcctcctcctccggcGGCCGCTGCCAGGCTACGACCGCCAGTCTCCGGGTAGCTCTTCAGGCTTTTTATCTGGTGTTGTTTGGCTTCCATGTCTCTCAGTGAACGCAGCTGGAGCGGGCCATTGTGCTCGGTGTGTTTCGTCGGGGAGTACTGGAGCAGCGTGCTGTGCATAAAGGATGCGGTACCGGCggggcaggcaggcaggcaggcggcACCGAACTGACTGGAAGCGTCGATAAAATACGAAAGAAACGAAAGAAAAAGAGGCTAAAGGCGCCTCTGAAGACCGTCACTTGCGCTTCAAATAGCAAGGGcgaaaaagagcaaaaagaagCAGGAGGAAGCGTCCCGAAATTAGCAACCGTTCCAACCGTCGAAAACAGAATTCCCCTTTCCGGTCTCGCGGAAGGAAGGATGCTCTTGTGGATGGCACGCGCAGCTTCAGCACCACAGACAGCGCGCACACGAAAACCCCTCACACCGCACAGGATGatgggagagaaaaagaagtcGTGAGGCGTTGCTGCGGTAGAGATTTTAcgtaaaatggaaagaaaagaagaagctacgcaaacatttattatcagtaactattttttttttattaataaaattaatataattaaatgatCCGGATTTTACTTTTATACATATAGTCAACGAGAAGCGCCTGATGGCTTCAGCTGATAAGGTTTTCAgagatggagaagcagcaggaggGCGCAGGCGaaggaaagaagagaaagacaGCGACCTCAACTGGACATAGAGtaaaatacacatatttatGGGTTGTCGTATATTACTGGTTATTGAGAGACTCAATAATCAGTAATATCTCCATATTTAAAATGGTGTTAGATTTAAAGTGATGACGTCTAAATCGTATAAGCTTATATATGGCGATACTTAAATTGATTGGCTCCTTTCTAAAACCTGTCTACTGTTTTATAGTCAtaacagacaacaaaaaaggaaaacactaTTTACATACAGAAGGCATTTGTTGAATCAATCTGTGTGCCTTTTCAACACAATACTGTGACATTCTGGTCTTCAGGCATTTTAGATTTCTCCAACCATGTTTACTTACCAATATATTTTCTATGGATGTTTAcagtatttgtttcttttatgtcccatttgcttgtttttcatcaATGGTGGTATTTAAAAAcatgagcaaaacaaaatttatcaATTTgtcaaatgcaaaatattttggaaaattaGTTAGTAAATAAAACTCAACTGCAGATATTGTACAAGCTTATATTTATCcttatgatgcagcttttattgGTGTCTATCACTATTAGTCGTAAATtacttgtaaataaatacattactaTCTGCTTGAACTCATGTTCTGCACCTTAAGATTCCTTTAAATCAGCTTTCCACTTACCAAATACTGTTGCCATGACTGCAATAATCTCTTACAGTACTGGGGTAAGAGTCAGAGTTATATtgtaatataaacaaacaattaaTTTCTGCCCTACACTATGCACAGGGAGACTGCAAAGGAAGTCCAGATTTTCCACAACCATTGAGGTTAAAGTGAATCCCACAAATTATGTCACAAACCAACAGAATCGCCTGCTCTAGAGGAGATAACTACTAAAGATAATCAATTATTCAAGTGTGCTTAATTAGCTGGCTGATACCTTCTCTTAAATGCTGTAGAAGAAGCAACAGTGCACTTAAGTCTGTCCACTGAACAGAAGCAGAGGCTGTTTTATCTTTTAGCAAAGATTTAAATTGATAGTTACAATTTGGAGTCAAGACCGGTCTTGATCTTCAGGAATTCTCTGTTTAAACATCCACAGATGTTTTTATCTTCTACGTTTAAAGTGAGATGATTTCGGAGTATTTTAGAGTGACAAGCAACAGGAGGCAGcaattttaaatgcttttttcccccatggAGATGAACTGTCTCAACTTACATTGATGTCtctgttaaaaacataaaaatcagacCGGAGGTTGAAAA
It includes:
- the LOC102217367 gene encoding tetratricopeptide repeat protein 9A produces the protein MHSTLLQYSPTKHTEHNGPLQLRSLRDMEAKQHQIKSLKSYPETGGRSLAAAAGGGGGGGGGGSGSGGGGGGGGGGGGDGGYRAGSAEMEMELKIQKAIDFKAEGHRCYKEKKFREAIGKYHRALLQLKGVHVVDGTTGSEVNLLSQAAAKLTEEQRRAVESTEIECYDSLTACLLQSDLVNYERVKEYCLKVLSHQRDHFKAMYRAGIAFYHLGDYECALRYLRDAKNREPADTNVLRYIQLTEMKMSKSGQRERESGKETQG